DNA from Flavobacterium aestivum:
CTATAAAATTTCCTGTTCCTTGTTTTTTCTAAATAATAGTCTTTAGTTAATCATCATTTTTTAACTAATGAAGTTGCATAGCTTCTCTCTTGTTTTTAAAATACGCTATGAAAATTTTGGTTTTTAAGAACTGTCTCAACCTCTGTTCCTAGATATTGATATATTTTACTGTTCAAAGAATTTCCCATACTAATTCGTTTTACTCCTGCATTTTGGAGAGCATCAAAATCTGGTAGAGCAGGCATACAGAGCACATTTATTGGTAGGAGAGATGCCTCTGTTAAAGCCGATATATCTTCGATTTTTGTAACACAAGGGAAAAACAATCCATGGGCACCAGTGGTTTGATAAATTTGGATTCTTTTCTGGGCTTCAACTAAGCTATTAGGCAAATTCAGCAAGAATGCGTCAGAACGAATATTGATAAACATCTCAATACCCTCTTTTGAAAGTTCTTCAATAACCGACTTAATTTTTTTAGAAAATGCTTCAGCATCTATAATTGTTCTTACTCCATGTTCGACTATAGAGTCTTCAATGTTTATTCCGCAAACACCAATTGTATTCAATTCCTTTATTCTCTTTACTATCTCGGCAGGCGTTTCTCCATAACCAGCTTCTAAATCTACTGAAAGCGGTATAGTCACTGACGCTGCAATACGCTTTATTATGAATAAATATTCATCAAAGCTCATTTGTTCACCGTCATCGTACCCTAGCGTTTCTGCAACTGCGTAGCTTGATGTGGCGATGGCTTTAAAATCCAGATCTTCCATTTTTTTGGCACTTTGTACATTCCAAACATTGCCAATCAACAATGGTTCCTGCTGATAGTGTAATTCTTTAAATTTTTGAAAATGATTTGTCATATTGTTTAATTTAAAATTAGAGAGCAATTCTATTTTTTGTATTTAATTAATGTTAGTTTTTTTAATATCCTAAATTACTGAATGCTTTAGTTTTTATAACTTACGGTTACTGCTAAAAGAATCTCTGAACATTTTCCAGCCCTGAGGAGTTTTTTTCCAGAGTACAAGGAAT
Protein-coding regions in this window:
- a CDS encoding isocitrate lyase/PEP mutase family protein: MTNHFQKFKELHYQQEPLLIGNVWNVQSAKKMEDLDFKAIATSSYAVAETLGYDDGEQMSFDEYLFIIKRIAASVTIPLSVDLEAGYGETPAEIVKRIKELNTIGVCGINIEDSIVEHGVRTIIDAEAFSKKIKSVIEELSKEGIEMFINIRSDAFLLNLPNSLVEAQKRIQIYQTTGAHGLFFPCVTKIEDISALTEASLLPINVLCMPALPDFDALQNAGVKRISMGNSLNSKIYQYLGTEVETVLKNQNFHSVF